From Halococcus agarilyticus, one genomic window encodes:
- the smc gene encoding chromosome segregation protein SMC yields the protein MNIKTLVLDNFKSFGRKTRIPFYEDFTTVSGPNGSGKSNIIDAILFALGLARTRGIRARKLTDLIYNPAHEEGDGVSGTREASVAVVLDNGDGTLTRAEVESAAGTEDVGDVEEITIKRRVKQTEDNYYSYYYINGRSVNLADIQDLLAQAGVTPEGYNVVMQGDVTGIINMTAGERREIIDEIAGVAAFDAKKEDAFEELEVVEGRIEEAELRIEEKEERLDQLEDERETALEYQDLRDEKEEYESYRKAAELEEKREALADTREAIDEREDELAELRRELDEREGRVSRLESDLDDLNTEIERKGEDEQLAIKREIEEVKGEIGRLEDKIETAEERIEDAENERRQAFVEIDRKQETVDELDGDIRGVKVEKSSIATEIEDLGNDLAEVEAEIEATDTAYDELKADLAEQREALEAEKSAKNEKQREQDRLLDAARRRSTEQDETESELDEAREKIPEIEAAIDDLEDEREKAATNEENIEDVVADLKTEKRERNEDLDEVEEDLRAAQQKYADLEAKTDESGSSYGRAVSTVLNADLDGIHGTIAQLGGVDPEYATACETAAGGRLAHVVVDDDGVGERAIEYLKSRNAGRATFLPLTEMHQRSLPQLPGQEGVVDFAANLVDYPTEYAGVFSYVLGSTLVVEEMATARELMGDYRLVTLEGELVEKSGAMTGGSKSGSRYSFGSSEGRLKRVADRVAELEEKRREAKEAVRDVEERLDDARERRSAAAEQVREVEADIEAKEREREEVEERIASLETEIDEIETAREEVDEEMGDLESAIGDHDDRIDEIEGEIADLEGELADSDVPELTEEADAIEGEIDDREDRMDDLDGRLNELQLEKEYAEDSIDDLHETLETAQNRKAENEERIEELEAEIDEREDTLDEKEAAVAELEDELAELKEDRAELKEELQDARAARDEQQEIVDEAADALDDRRETAERLDWEIDELAATVGEYDADEIPDHDEVEREISRIEGAMEELEPVNMLAIDEYDAVEADLADLTDKKDTLTDERDGIEERIESYEAQKKGTFMDSYEAINDQFESIFERLSAGSGTLHLEDPEDPFEGGLTMKAQPGDKPIQRLDAMSGGEKSLTALAFIFAIQRHNPAPFYALDEIDAFLDAANAERVGELVDELASEAQFIVVSHRSAMLERSERAIGVTMQGDNVSAVTGIELGAQEVPADD from the coding sequence ATGAACATCAAGACGCTCGTCTTAGACAACTTCAAGAGTTTCGGCCGGAAGACCCGAATCCCCTTCTACGAGGATTTCACTACCGTCAGCGGACCGAACGGCTCGGGCAAGTCGAACATCATCGACGCCATACTGTTCGCGCTCGGCCTCGCCCGCACCCGAGGGATTCGCGCACGGAAGCTCACCGACCTAATCTACAACCCCGCGCACGAGGAGGGCGATGGGGTCAGTGGCACGCGCGAGGCGAGCGTCGCGGTCGTCCTCGACAACGGCGACGGCACCCTCACCCGCGCCGAGGTCGAGAGCGCCGCCGGTACCGAGGACGTGGGGGATGTCGAGGAGATCACGATCAAGCGCCGGGTCAAACAGACCGAGGACAACTACTACTCCTACTACTACATCAACGGCCGGTCGGTGAACCTCGCCGATATCCAGGACCTGCTCGCGCAGGCCGGCGTCACCCCGGAGGGGTACAACGTCGTGATGCAGGGCGACGTCACGGGGATCATCAACATGACCGCGGGCGAGCGCCGCGAGATCATCGACGAGATCGCGGGCGTCGCGGCGTTCGACGCCAAAAAGGAGGATGCCTTCGAGGAGCTCGAAGTGGTCGAGGGCCGGATCGAGGAGGCCGAACTCCGGATCGAGGAGAAAGAAGAGCGGCTCGACCAACTGGAGGACGAGCGCGAGACGGCACTCGAATATCAGGACCTCCGCGACGAGAAGGAGGAGTACGAGAGCTATCGGAAGGCCGCCGAACTGGAGGAAAAACGCGAGGCGCTCGCCGACACCCGCGAGGCGATCGACGAGCGCGAGGACGAACTCGCGGAGCTCCGGCGCGAACTCGACGAGCGCGAGGGTCGCGTCTCCAGACTCGAAAGCGACCTCGACGACCTCAACACCGAGATCGAACGGAAGGGTGAGGACGAGCAGCTCGCGATCAAACGGGAGATCGAGGAGGTCAAAGGCGAGATCGGTCGTCTAGAGGACAAGATCGAAACCGCCGAAGAGCGTATCGAGGACGCAGAGAACGAGCGCCGCCAGGCGTTCGTGGAGATCGACCGCAAGCAGGAGACCGTCGACGAACTCGACGGCGATATTCGGGGTGTGAAAGTCGAGAAGTCGTCGATCGCGACCGAGATCGAGGATCTGGGGAACGATCTCGCCGAGGTCGAAGCCGAAATCGAGGCGACCGACACCGCGTACGACGAGCTGAAGGCCGATCTCGCGGAGCAACGCGAGGCGCTCGAAGCCGAGAAGAGCGCAAAGAACGAGAAACAGCGCGAGCAGGACCGACTGCTCGACGCGGCGCGGCGGCGCTCGACCGAGCAGGACGAAACCGAGTCCGAACTCGACGAGGCACGCGAGAAAATCCCCGAGATCGAGGCTGCGATCGACGATCTGGAGGACGAACGCGAGAAGGCCGCAACGAACGAGGAAAACATCGAGGACGTCGTTGCGGACCTCAAAACCGAGAAACGCGAGCGCAACGAGGATCTCGACGAGGTCGAGGAGGACCTGCGGGCCGCCCAACAGAAATACGCCGATCTCGAAGCCAAGACCGACGAGAGCGGTTCGTCGTACGGCCGGGCGGTGTCGACGGTTCTCAATGCCGACCTCGACGGGATTCATGGCACGATCGCCCAGCTCGGCGGCGTCGATCCGGAGTACGCGACCGCGTGTGAGACCGCCGCCGGCGGGCGACTGGCCCACGTCGTGGTCGACGACGACGGTGTGGGCGAACGTGCGATCGAGTATCTCAAGTCCCGGAACGCGGGCCGGGCGACCTTCCTCCCGCTGACCGAGATGCACCAGCGCTCGCTGCCACAGCTGCCTGGCCAAGAGGGCGTAGTGGATTTCGCCGCGAACCTCGTCGACTATCCCACCGAGTACGCGGGCGTGTTCTCGTACGTCCTCGGGAGCACGCTCGTGGTCGAGGAGATGGCGACCGCGCGGGAGCTGATGGGCGACTATCGCCTCGTCACCCTGGAGGGCGAACTCGTCGAGAAGAGCGGCGCGATGACCGGGGGTTCGAAGAGCGGGTCGCGGTACTCCTTCGGATCGAGCGAAGGACGACTGAAACGGGTCGCGGATCGGGTGGCGGAGCTCGAAGAGAAGCGCCGCGAGGCGAAGGAGGCAGTGCGCGATGTCGAAGAACGCCTCGACGACGCGCGCGAACGGCGCTCTGCGGCCGCCGAGCAAGTGCGGGAGGTCGAGGCCGACATCGAGGCCAAAGAGCGCGAGCGCGAGGAGGTCGAGGAGCGGATCGCCTCGCTCGAAACCGAGATCGACGAGATCGAGACCGCCCGCGAAGAGGTCGACGAGGAGATGGGCGACCTCGAAAGCGCGATCGGCGATCACGACGACCGGATCGACGAGATCGAGGGCGAGATCGCCGACCTGGAGGGCGAGCTTGCGGATTCGGACGTGCCGGAACTCACCGAGGAGGCCGACGCGATCGAGGGCGAGATCGACGACCGCGAGGACCGGATGGACGATCTCGACGGCCGGCTGAACGAGCTTCAGCTGGAGAAGGAGTACGCCGAGGACTCGATCGACGATCTTCACGAAACGCTCGAAACCGCACAGAATCGCAAGGCCGAAAACGAGGAGCGGATCGAAGAGCTCGAAGCCGAGATCGACGAGCGCGAGGACACCCTCGACGAGAAGGAGGCTGCCGTCGCCGAGTTGGAGGACGAGCTCGCCGAACTGAAGGAGGACCGCGCCGAGCTGAAGGAGGAACTCCAGGACGCACGGGCGGCCCGCGACGAACAGCAGGAGATCGTGGACGAGGCCGCAGACGCCCTCGACGACCGGCGCGAGACCGCCGAGCGTCTCGACTGGGAGATCGACGAGCTCGCCGCGACGGTCGGCGAGTACGACGCCGACGAGATCCCGGACCACGACGAGGTCGAACGCGAGATCTCGCGGATCGAGGGCGCGATGGAGGAACTGGAGCCCGTCAACATGCTCGCGATCGACGAGTACGACGCCGTCGAGGCGGATCTCGCGGACCTCACCGACAAGAAAGACACCTTGACCGACGAGCGCGACGGGATCGAGGAGCGGATCGAGTCCTACGAGGCCCAGAAGAAGGGGACGTTCATGGACTCCTATGAAGCGATCAACGACCAGTTCGAGTCGATCTTCGAGCGGCTCTCCGCCGGGTCGGGGACCCTTCACCTCGAAGACCCCGAAGATCCCTTCGAGGGCGGGCTGACGATGAAGGCCCAACCGGGCGATAAGCCGATCCAGCGCCTCGACGCGATGAGCGGCGGCGAGAAATCGCTCACCGCGCTCGCCTTTATCTTCGCGATCCAGCGTCACAACCCCGCACCGTTCTACGCGCTCGACGAGATCGACGCGTTCCTCGATGCGGCCAACGCCGAACGCGTCGGCGAACTGGTCGACGAGCTCGCGAGCGAGGCCCAGTTCATCGTGGTCAGCCACCGCTCGGCGATGCTCGAACGCTCCGAGCGCGCGATCGGCGTCACGATGCAGGGCGACAACGTCTCGGCGGTGACGGGGATCGAACTCGGAGCCCAGGAGGTCCCGGCGGATGACTGA
- a CDS encoding segregation and condensation protein A, with product MTEPADPATPAGVAEATDDAAGETDGDADEADEEVEPVELLVRLAEEGEIEPWDIDVVEVTDAFLSRLDAADLRTSGRALFYASVLLRMKSDALLEPDEPEPDPAPEPWEEAWGGAEGDGDDEFGPDPVAALEDEMDRRLDRKQARGTPETLDELVRELREAERDSWWKESRTYDTDGSPKGFQRGTQTVEYRSGDDLRVDDEPTEAEVTATAHGEDIEAIIADVQRVLRTQYDAGREEVLYAEIEEAGGSRVETFLAVLFLSHRGHVRLEQDELFGDLWIQNPAADAGSTEAIAD from the coding sequence ATGACTGAGCCGGCCGATCCCGCGACCCCGGCGGGTGTGGCGGAAGCGACCGACGACGCTGCCGGCGAGACCGACGGCGATGCGGACGAGGCCGACGAGGAGGTTGAACCGGTCGAGTTGCTCGTCAGGCTGGCCGAAGAGGGCGAGATCGAGCCGTGGGACATCGACGTGGTCGAGGTCACCGACGCCTTCCTCTCGCGGCTCGACGCTGCCGACCTCCGGACTTCCGGTCGGGCGCTGTTCTACGCGAGCGTGCTCCTCCGGATGAAAAGCGACGCGCTGCTCGAACCCGACGAGCCGGAGCCCGACCCCGCGCCCGAGCCGTGGGAGGAAGCGTGGGGTGGGGCTGAAGGCGACGGCGACGACGAGTTCGGCCCCGATCCGGTGGCCGCGCTCGAAGACGAGATGGACCGCCGGCTCGACCGGAAACAGGCCCGCGGGACGCCCGAGACGCTCGACGAGCTCGTGCGGGAGCTCCGCGAGGCAGAACGCGACTCGTGGTGGAAGGAGTCCCGAACCTACGACACCGACGGCTCGCCGAAGGGGTTCCAGCGCGGGACCCAAACGGTGGAGTACCGGTCAGGCGACGATCTCCGGGTCGACGACGAGCCGACCGAGGCCGAGGTCACGGCCACGGCCCACGGCGAGGACATCGAAGCCATCATCGCGGACGTCCAGCGCGTCCTCAGAACCCAGTACGACGCCGGGCGCGAGGAGGTACTCTACGCCGAGATCGAGGAAGCGGGCGGCTCGCGCGTCGAAACCTTCCTCGCCGTGCTCTTTCTCTCACACCGGGGGCACGTCCGGCTCGAACAGGACGAACTGTTCGGCGACCTCTGGATCCAGAACCCGGCAGCCGACGCCGGCTCGACCGAAGCGATCGCGGACTGA